One Periophthalmus magnuspinnatus isolate fPerMag1 chromosome 8, fPerMag1.2.pri, whole genome shotgun sequence genomic window carries:
- the ccdc47 gene encoding PAT complex subunit CCDC47, protein MRALPLLLLFLLALPVSRGRYNDDFDDGEDLADFDDNDFAEFEELSEDTVTEPEDSPPPRYTSPSTADEDEDDEATVELEEGQDGFDDPETQDQDLYSKYDQEEFEGIGDMEKTSHSMKDPLIIHTVPAHLQNSWESYYMEILMVTGLLAYIMNYIIGKNKNSRLAHAWFNSHRELLESNFALVGDDGTSKEAVSTGTLNQENEHIYNLWCSGRVCCEGMLIQLKFLKRQDLLNVLARMMRPACDQVQIKVTLNDEDMDTFVFAVGTKKAMARLQKEMQDLSEFCGDKPKSGAKFGLPESLAILSEMGEVTDGVMDNKMVHYITNHADKIESIHFSDQFSGPKLMQEEGQPLKLPETKKTLLFTFNVPGMGHPSPRDMDALLPLMNMVIYSIDKVKKLRLNREGKQKADRNRARVEENFLKQTHAQRQEAAQSRREEKKRAEKERIMNEEDPERQRRLEEAAQRREQKKMEKKQMKMKQIKVKAM, encoded by the exons ATGCGTGCCCtgcccctcctgctcctcttcctcctggcTCTTCCAGTCTCCAGGGGGCGTTATAACGATGACTTTGATGATGGGGAGGACCTGGCGGACTTTGACGATAACGACTTTGCGGAATTTGAAGAACTGAGCGAAGATACTGTGACGGAGCCCGAAGACTCCCCTCCCCCGAGATACACCTCCCCTTCCACCGCTGACGAAGACGAAGATGACGAGGCGAcggtggagctggaggaagggCAGGACGGCTTCGACGACCCAGAGACACAG GACCAGGACCTGTACAGTAAATATGACCAGGAGGAGTTTGAGGGAATCGGGGACATGGAGAAGACCAGTCACTCCATGAAGGACCCTCTCATCATCCACACG GTGCCGGCTCACCTGCAGAACAGCTGGGAGAGTTACTACATGGAGATCCTGATGGTGACTGGACTTCTGGCCTACATCATGAACTACATTATCGGGAAGAACAAGAACAGCCGCCTGGCCCACGCCTGGTTCAACTCTCACCGCGAGCTGCTCGAGAGCAACTTTGCCCTTGTTG GAGACGATGGCACGAGTAAAGAGGCCGTGAGCACCGGGACCCTGAACCAGGAGAACGagcatatttataatctgtggtGCTCCGGGAGAGTCTGCTGTGAGGGCATGCTCATACAGCTAAAG TTCCTGAAGAGACAAGACCTGCTCAATGTTCTGGCCAGAATGATGCGGCCCGCCTGTGACCAAGTG cAAATCAAAGTGACACTGAACGATGAAGACATGGACACGTTTGTGTTTGCTGTGGGAACGAAGAAGGCGATGGCGCGACTGCAGAAGGAGATGCAGGACCTG AGTGAGTTCTGCGGAGACAAGCCCAAGTCCGGGGCCAAATTCGGACTTCCCGAGTCTCTGGCCATCCTCAGTGAGATGGGAGAGGTGACGGACGGAGTGATGGACAACAAG ATGGTGCATTATATCACCAATCACGCTGATAAAATCGAGTCCATCCATTTTTCGGACCAATTTTCTGGTCCAAAACTTATGCAAGA gGAGGGTCAGCCGCTGAAGCTGCCGGAGACCAAGAAGACACTGCTGTTTACATTTAACG TGCCTGGGATGGGCCACCCTTCCCCCAGAGACATGGATGCTCTGTTGCCTCTGATGAACATGGTGATCTACAGCATCGACAAAGTAAAGAAGCTGCGCCTCAACAGAGAG GGGAAACAGAAGGCGGATCGTAACCGCGCTCGTGTGGAGGAAAACTTCCTGAAACAGACTCACGCTCAGAGACAGGAAGCAGCGCAGAGCCGccgagaggagaagaagagagcgGAGAAGGAGAGGATCATGAACGAGGAGGACCCGGAGAGACAGCGCCGCCTGGAG